In a single window of the Neoarius graeffei isolate fNeoGra1 chromosome 28, fNeoGra1.pri, whole genome shotgun sequence genome:
- the LOC132875822 gene encoding interaptin-like isoform X4, which translates to MATGIPWLLSWAGKNSPSAKIGEDRKTYKYLVYRTRKTLNAHKDILDHLHKQIRLQEVSTEDECDFILVFCPVVSQAGTEIEAAVKMLHNNSNIKPAVLVVIHYTFDPECVVPDSSRAVNRKNTIVADCLFYEDIGLLQCPKNRESLSKIITAIKSQVKGRCTKLNKQEEGVTSATELRNRDKTNKEKDRLPEETRERERTQHNRDQQPNLKYEHLQEAQTKLEKLEKMCEAWQNKISKGKEELEDLKKCVENNEKILSEKDTELVKKNENLQNATHEIERKNSQLKTLGQELQNKENEVQNMKTALKLEKNELEGKKQQIQDKDKILHENTQALEEKDTQLKQIKTELEEMRKKLKENQRHMEEKNTKLEEKDTQLRQVKIELEETSKKLEESQQHVEEKNTQLENMNKLLSEKETQLKKTDKELETSKNKLETLGEELQDKKRQLQEQMIIVEQQKTELTEKTKQLEEKERLLTERETQLMERDKWLQEKDKTLEEKDTLLREVKEELGKANRMSEGNQTQMKDRDKKLENMGKEPETSKQNLMEKEKQIQEKDRPLAETLEQKGAQCKQEEEEEEEEEATIGYGEVCNVNQCSGKHCGLQLYRV; encoded by the exons GGCTACTCTCATGG GCAGGAAAGAATTCTCCGTCTGCAAAAATAGGAGAAGATCGTA AAACCTATAAGTATTTGGTTTATAGAACTAGAAAGACACTGAATGCCCACAAGGATATCCTCGATCATCTTCATAAACAAATACGACTGCAGGAGGTGTCTACAGAGGATGAGTGTGACTTCATTCTGGTTTTCTGCCCTGTTGTGTCACAAGCTGGAACTGAAATTGAAGCAGCAGTGAAAATGCTGCACAATAATTCAA ATATCAAACCTGCTGTCCTGGTGGTGATCCATTACACGTTTGATCCAGAGTGTGTTGTACCAGACAGCAGCAGAGCTGTAAACAGAAAGAATACGATTGTAGCTGACTGTCTGTTCTATGAAGATATTGGATTACTGCAGTGTCCCAAGAATCGTGAATCACTGTCCAAAATCATAACTGCTATTAAATCTCAG GTGAAAGGACGATGTACAAAACTGAACAAGCAAGAAGAAGGTGTAACATCAG CTACAGAACTGAGAAACAGAGATAAAACCAACAAGGAAAAAGACAGACTTCCTGAAGAaacaagagaaagagaaagaactcAACACAACAGAGATCAACAGCCGAACCTGAAATACGAACACTTACAGGAGGCACAAACAAAACTGGAGAAACTGGAGAAAATGTGTGAGGCGTGGCAGAACAAAATATCTAAGGGAAAGGAAGAGCTggaagatttaaaaaaatgtgtCGAGAATAATGAGAAGATTCTTTCTGAGAAAGATACAGAGTTagtgaaaaaaaatgaaaaccTTCAAAATGCCACTCATGAGATAGAGAGGAAAAACTCACAACTGAAAACACTGGGACAAGAGCTGCAGAACAAGGAGAATGAAGTACAGAATATGAAGACTGCACTGAAACTAGAGAAAAATGAGTTAGAAGGAAAAAAGCAACAGATTCAGGACAAAGATAAAATTCTGCATGAAAATACACAAGCACTGGAAGAGAAGGACACACAGCTCAAACAGATAAAAACTGAATTGGAGGAAATGAGAAAGAAATTAAAAGAGAATCAGAGACACATGGAGGAGAAAAACACAAAACTAGAAGAGAAGGACACACAGCTCAGACAGGTAAAAATTGAATTGGAGGAAACAAGTAAGAAGTTAGAAGAGAGTCAGCAGCACGTGGAGGAGAAAAACACACAGCTGGAGAATATGAACAAACTGCTGAGTGAGAAAGAAACCCAGCTGAAGAAGACAGATAAAGAGTTGGAAACCAGTAAaaataaactggagacactgggagAGGAGCTGCAGGACAAGAAGAGACAACTACAGGAGCAGATGATCATAGTGGAGCAACAGAAAACTGAGTTAACAGAAAAAACCAAACAGCTTGAAGAGAAAGAGAGACTTctaactgagagagagacacagctaATGGAAAGAGACAAATGGCTTCAGGAGAAAGACAAGACACTGGAAGAGAAGGACACACTGCTCAGGGAGGTTAAAGAAGAATTGGGAAAAGCAAATAGGATGTCAGAAGGAAATCAGACACAGATGAAAGACAGAGACAAAAAACTGGAGAACATGGGGAAAGAGCCAGAAACCAGTAAACAAAACCTGATGGAAAAAGAGAAGCAGATTCAGGAGAAAGACAGACCTCTGGCTGAGACACTGGAACAGAAGGGCGCTCAGTGCAAACAG gaggaagaagaagaagaagaagaagaagcaaccaTAG ggtatgGGGAAGTTTGCAATGTTAACCAGTGTAGTGGTAAACACTGTGGACTACAGCTCTATAGggtgtga
- the LOC132875822 gene encoding interaptin-like isoform X1 encodes MATGIPWLLSWAGKNSPSAKIGEDRKTYKYLVYRTRKTLNAHKDILDHLHKQIRLQEVSTEDECDFILVFCPVVSQAGTEIEAAVKMLHNNSNIKPAVLVVIHYTFDPECVVPDSSRAVNRKNTIVADCLFYEDIGLLQCPKNRESLSKIITAIKSQVKGRCTKLNKQEEGVTSATELRNRDKTNKEKDRLPEETRERERTQHNRDQQPNLKYEHLQEAQTKLEKLEKMCEAWQNKISKGKEELEDLKKCVENNEKILSEKDTELVKKNENLQNATHEIERKNSQLKTLGQELQNKENEVQNMKTALKLEKNELEGKKQQIQDKDKILHENTQALEEKDTQLKQIKTELEEMRKKLKENQRHMEEKNTKLEEKDTQLRQVKIELEETSKKLEESQQHVEEKNTQLENMNKLLSEKETQLKKTDKELETSKNKLETLGEELQDKKRQLQEQMIIVEQQKTELTEKTKQLEEKERLLTERETQLMERDKWLQEKDKTLEEKDTLLREVKEELGKANRMSEGNQTQMKDRDKKLENMGKEPETSKQNLMEKEKQIQEKDRPLAETLEQKGAQCKQEEEEEEEEEATIGECERLTQSISQYICLSINVSHINLYL; translated from the exons GGCTACTCTCATGG GCAGGAAAGAATTCTCCGTCTGCAAAAATAGGAGAAGATCGTA AAACCTATAAGTATTTGGTTTATAGAACTAGAAAGACACTGAATGCCCACAAGGATATCCTCGATCATCTTCATAAACAAATACGACTGCAGGAGGTGTCTACAGAGGATGAGTGTGACTTCATTCTGGTTTTCTGCCCTGTTGTGTCACAAGCTGGAACTGAAATTGAAGCAGCAGTGAAAATGCTGCACAATAATTCAA ATATCAAACCTGCTGTCCTGGTGGTGATCCATTACACGTTTGATCCAGAGTGTGTTGTACCAGACAGCAGCAGAGCTGTAAACAGAAAGAATACGATTGTAGCTGACTGTCTGTTCTATGAAGATATTGGATTACTGCAGTGTCCCAAGAATCGTGAATCACTGTCCAAAATCATAACTGCTATTAAATCTCAG GTGAAAGGACGATGTACAAAACTGAACAAGCAAGAAGAAGGTGTAACATCAG CTACAGAACTGAGAAACAGAGATAAAACCAACAAGGAAAAAGACAGACTTCCTGAAGAaacaagagaaagagaaagaactcAACACAACAGAGATCAACAGCCGAACCTGAAATACGAACACTTACAGGAGGCACAAACAAAACTGGAGAAACTGGAGAAAATGTGTGAGGCGTGGCAGAACAAAATATCTAAGGGAAAGGAAGAGCTggaagatttaaaaaaatgtgtCGAGAATAATGAGAAGATTCTTTCTGAGAAAGATACAGAGTTagtgaaaaaaaatgaaaaccTTCAAAATGCCACTCATGAGATAGAGAGGAAAAACTCACAACTGAAAACACTGGGACAAGAGCTGCAGAACAAGGAGAATGAAGTACAGAATATGAAGACTGCACTGAAACTAGAGAAAAATGAGTTAGAAGGAAAAAAGCAACAGATTCAGGACAAAGATAAAATTCTGCATGAAAATACACAAGCACTGGAAGAGAAGGACACACAGCTCAAACAGATAAAAACTGAATTGGAGGAAATGAGAAAGAAATTAAAAGAGAATCAGAGACACATGGAGGAGAAAAACACAAAACTAGAAGAGAAGGACACACAGCTCAGACAGGTAAAAATTGAATTGGAGGAAACAAGTAAGAAGTTAGAAGAGAGTCAGCAGCACGTGGAGGAGAAAAACACACAGCTGGAGAATATGAACAAACTGCTGAGTGAGAAAGAAACCCAGCTGAAGAAGACAGATAAAGAGTTGGAAACCAGTAAaaataaactggagacactgggagAGGAGCTGCAGGACAAGAAGAGACAACTACAGGAGCAGATGATCATAGTGGAGCAACAGAAAACTGAGTTAACAGAAAAAACCAAACAGCTTGAAGAGAAAGAGAGACTTctaactgagagagagacacagctaATGGAAAGAGACAAATGGCTTCAGGAGAAAGACAAGACACTGGAAGAGAAGGACACACTGCTCAGGGAGGTTAAAGAAGAATTGGGAAAAGCAAATAGGATGTCAGAAGGAAATCAGACACAGATGAAAGACAGAGACAAAAAACTGGAGAACATGGGGAAAGAGCCAGAAACCAGTAAACAAAACCTGATGGAAAAAGAGAAGCAGATTCAGGAGAAAGACAGACCTCTGGCTGAGACACTGGAACAGAAGGGCGCTCAGTGCAAACAG gaggaagaagaagaagaagaagaagaagcaaccaTAGGTGAgtgtgaaagattaactcaatcaatcagtcaatatATTTGTCTGTCTATCAACGTGAGtcatataaatttatatttatag
- the LOC132875822 gene encoding interaptin-like isoform X3 translates to MATGIPWLLSWAGKNSPSAKIGEDRKTYKYLVYRTRKTLNAHKDILDHLHKQIRLQEVSTEDECDFILVFCPVVSQAGTEIEAAVKMLHNNSNIKPAVLVVIHYTFDPECVVPDSSRAVNRKNTIVADCLFYEDIGLLQCPKNRESLSKIITAIKSQVKGRCTKLNKQEEGVTSATELRNRDKTNKEKDRLPEETRERERTQHNRDQQPNLKYEHLQEAQTKLEKLEKMCEAWQNKISKGKEELEDLKKCVENNEKILSEKDTELVKKNENLQNATHEIERKNSQLKTLGQELQNKENEVQNMKTALKLEKNELEGKKQQIQDKDKILHENTQALEEKDTQLKQIKTELEEMRKKLKENQRHMEEKNTKLEEKDTQLRQVKIELEETSKKLEESQQHVEEKNTQLENMNKLLSEKETQLKKTDKELETSKNKLETLGEELQDKKRQLQEQMIIVEQQKTELTEKTKQLEEKERLLTERETQLMERDKWLQEKDKTLEEKDTLLREVKEELGKANRMSEGNQTQMKDRDKKLENMGKEPETSKQNLMEKEKQIQEKDRPLAETLEQKGAQCKQEEEEEEEEEATIGPGELPGTKCHLKLENKSPENKN, encoded by the exons GGCTACTCTCATGG GCAGGAAAGAATTCTCCGTCTGCAAAAATAGGAGAAGATCGTA AAACCTATAAGTATTTGGTTTATAGAACTAGAAAGACACTGAATGCCCACAAGGATATCCTCGATCATCTTCATAAACAAATACGACTGCAGGAGGTGTCTACAGAGGATGAGTGTGACTTCATTCTGGTTTTCTGCCCTGTTGTGTCACAAGCTGGAACTGAAATTGAAGCAGCAGTGAAAATGCTGCACAATAATTCAA ATATCAAACCTGCTGTCCTGGTGGTGATCCATTACACGTTTGATCCAGAGTGTGTTGTACCAGACAGCAGCAGAGCTGTAAACAGAAAGAATACGATTGTAGCTGACTGTCTGTTCTATGAAGATATTGGATTACTGCAGTGTCCCAAGAATCGTGAATCACTGTCCAAAATCATAACTGCTATTAAATCTCAG GTGAAAGGACGATGTACAAAACTGAACAAGCAAGAAGAAGGTGTAACATCAG CTACAGAACTGAGAAACAGAGATAAAACCAACAAGGAAAAAGACAGACTTCCTGAAGAaacaagagaaagagaaagaactcAACACAACAGAGATCAACAGCCGAACCTGAAATACGAACACTTACAGGAGGCACAAACAAAACTGGAGAAACTGGAGAAAATGTGTGAGGCGTGGCAGAACAAAATATCTAAGGGAAAGGAAGAGCTggaagatttaaaaaaatgtgtCGAGAATAATGAGAAGATTCTTTCTGAGAAAGATACAGAGTTagtgaaaaaaaatgaaaaccTTCAAAATGCCACTCATGAGATAGAGAGGAAAAACTCACAACTGAAAACACTGGGACAAGAGCTGCAGAACAAGGAGAATGAAGTACAGAATATGAAGACTGCACTGAAACTAGAGAAAAATGAGTTAGAAGGAAAAAAGCAACAGATTCAGGACAAAGATAAAATTCTGCATGAAAATACACAAGCACTGGAAGAGAAGGACACACAGCTCAAACAGATAAAAACTGAATTGGAGGAAATGAGAAAGAAATTAAAAGAGAATCAGAGACACATGGAGGAGAAAAACACAAAACTAGAAGAGAAGGACACACAGCTCAGACAGGTAAAAATTGAATTGGAGGAAACAAGTAAGAAGTTAGAAGAGAGTCAGCAGCACGTGGAGGAGAAAAACACACAGCTGGAGAATATGAACAAACTGCTGAGTGAGAAAGAAACCCAGCTGAAGAAGACAGATAAAGAGTTGGAAACCAGTAAaaataaactggagacactgggagAGGAGCTGCAGGACAAGAAGAGACAACTACAGGAGCAGATGATCATAGTGGAGCAACAGAAAACTGAGTTAACAGAAAAAACCAAACAGCTTGAAGAGAAAGAGAGACTTctaactgagagagagacacagctaATGGAAAGAGACAAATGGCTTCAGGAGAAAGACAAGACACTGGAAGAGAAGGACACACTGCTCAGGGAGGTTAAAGAAGAATTGGGAAAAGCAAATAGGATGTCAGAAGGAAATCAGACACAGATGAAAGACAGAGACAAAAAACTGGAGAACATGGGGAAAGAGCCAGAAACCAGTAAACAAAACCTGATGGAAAAAGAGAAGCAGATTCAGGAGAAAGACAGACCTCTGGCTGAGACACTGGAACAGAAGGGCGCTCAGTGCAAACAG gaggaagaagaagaagaagaagaagaagcaaccaTAG gGCCTGGAGAATTACCTGGGACAAAATGTCATCTCAAATTAGAGAATAAATCACCTGAAAATAAAAACTAA
- the LOC132875822 gene encoding interaptin-like isoform X2 codes for MATGIPWLLSWAGKNSPSAKIGEDRKTYKYLVYRTRKTLNAHKDILDHLHKQIRLQEVSTEDECDFILVFCPVVSQAGTEIEAAVKMLHNNSNIKPAVLVVIHYTFDPECVVPDSSRAVNRKNTIVADCLFYEDIGLLQCPKNRESLSKIITAIKSQVKGRCTKLNKQEEGVTSELRNRDKTNKEKDRLPEETRERERTQHNRDQQPNLKYEHLQEAQTKLEKLEKMCEAWQNKISKGKEELEDLKKCVENNEKILSEKDTELVKKNENLQNATHEIERKNSQLKTLGQELQNKENEVQNMKTALKLEKNELEGKKQQIQDKDKILHENTQALEEKDTQLKQIKTELEEMRKKLKENQRHMEEKNTKLEEKDTQLRQVKIELEETSKKLEESQQHVEEKNTQLENMNKLLSEKETQLKKTDKELETSKNKLETLGEELQDKKRQLQEQMIIVEQQKTELTEKTKQLEEKERLLTERETQLMERDKWLQEKDKTLEEKDTLLREVKEELGKANRMSEGNQTQMKDRDKKLENMGKEPETSKQNLMEKEKQIQEKDRPLAETLEQKGAQCKQEEEEEEEEEATIGECERLTQSISQYICLSINVSHINLYL; via the exons GGCTACTCTCATGG GCAGGAAAGAATTCTCCGTCTGCAAAAATAGGAGAAGATCGTA AAACCTATAAGTATTTGGTTTATAGAACTAGAAAGACACTGAATGCCCACAAGGATATCCTCGATCATCTTCATAAACAAATACGACTGCAGGAGGTGTCTACAGAGGATGAGTGTGACTTCATTCTGGTTTTCTGCCCTGTTGTGTCACAAGCTGGAACTGAAATTGAAGCAGCAGTGAAAATGCTGCACAATAATTCAA ATATCAAACCTGCTGTCCTGGTGGTGATCCATTACACGTTTGATCCAGAGTGTGTTGTACCAGACAGCAGCAGAGCTGTAAACAGAAAGAATACGATTGTAGCTGACTGTCTGTTCTATGAAGATATTGGATTACTGCAGTGTCCCAAGAATCGTGAATCACTGTCCAAAATCATAACTGCTATTAAATCTCAG GTGAAAGGACGATGTACAAAACTGAACAAGCAAGAAGAAGGTGTAACATCAG AACTGAGAAACAGAGATAAAACCAACAAGGAAAAAGACAGACTTCCTGAAGAaacaagagaaagagaaagaactcAACACAACAGAGATCAACAGCCGAACCTGAAATACGAACACTTACAGGAGGCACAAACAAAACTGGAGAAACTGGAGAAAATGTGTGAGGCGTGGCAGAACAAAATATCTAAGGGAAAGGAAGAGCTggaagatttaaaaaaatgtgtCGAGAATAATGAGAAGATTCTTTCTGAGAAAGATACAGAGTTagtgaaaaaaaatgaaaaccTTCAAAATGCCACTCATGAGATAGAGAGGAAAAACTCACAACTGAAAACACTGGGACAAGAGCTGCAGAACAAGGAGAATGAAGTACAGAATATGAAGACTGCACTGAAACTAGAGAAAAATGAGTTAGAAGGAAAAAAGCAACAGATTCAGGACAAAGATAAAATTCTGCATGAAAATACACAAGCACTGGAAGAGAAGGACACACAGCTCAAACAGATAAAAACTGAATTGGAGGAAATGAGAAAGAAATTAAAAGAGAATCAGAGACACATGGAGGAGAAAAACACAAAACTAGAAGAGAAGGACACACAGCTCAGACAGGTAAAAATTGAATTGGAGGAAACAAGTAAGAAGTTAGAAGAGAGTCAGCAGCACGTGGAGGAGAAAAACACACAGCTGGAGAATATGAACAAACTGCTGAGTGAGAAAGAAACCCAGCTGAAGAAGACAGATAAAGAGTTGGAAACCAGTAAaaataaactggagacactgggagAGGAGCTGCAGGACAAGAAGAGACAACTACAGGAGCAGATGATCATAGTGGAGCAACAGAAAACTGAGTTAACAGAAAAAACCAAACAGCTTGAAGAGAAAGAGAGACTTctaactgagagagagacacagctaATGGAAAGAGACAAATGGCTTCAGGAGAAAGACAAGACACTGGAAGAGAAGGACACACTGCTCAGGGAGGTTAAAGAAGAATTGGGAAAAGCAAATAGGATGTCAGAAGGAAATCAGACACAGATGAAAGACAGAGACAAAAAACTGGAGAACATGGGGAAAGAGCCAGAAACCAGTAAACAAAACCTGATGGAAAAAGAGAAGCAGATTCAGGAGAAAGACAGACCTCTGGCTGAGACACTGGAACAGAAGGGCGCTCAGTGCAAACAG gaggaagaagaagaagaagaagaagaagcaaccaTAGGTGAgtgtgaaagattaactcaatcaatcagtcaatatATTTGTCTGTCTATCAACGTGAGtcatataaatttatatttatag